The following DNA comes from Cellulomonas soli.
GACCACGCCGATGAGGATCTCGACGCCGCGCACCCGCCCGGCACCCCTTGGAGGAGCACGTGACTCGGATCCGCGTCCTGGTGGTCGACGACTCCGTCGTCGTCCGTCGGCTCGTGACGGACTCGCTCGCCCGCGACCCGCAGATCGAGGTCGTCGGCGTCGCCGCCAACGGGAAGCTCGCGCAGTCGAAGGTCGAGCAGCTCGCCCCGGACCTCATCACGATGGACGTCGAGATGCCGGAGATGAACGGCATCGAAGCCGTGCGGGCCCTGCGCCGCGCCGGCCACACGATGCCGATCATCATGTTCTCCACGCTGACCGAGCGCGGTGCCGAGGCCACCCTCGACGCCCTCGTCGCCGGCGCGACCGACTACGTCACCAAGCCGGCCAACGTCGGCAGCGTGCAGGAGTCGATGGCCCAGGTCGCCGACAACCTGCTCCCGAAGATCAAGGCGCTCGTCTCGGCCCCGTCCCAGGGCGGTCGCGTGCGGGGCTCGCTCGGCAGCGGTCCGGGGATCCCCGGGCAGCAGACCCCCGCCGGACGGCCCGCCGGTGCGCTCGCGCCGCCGCCCGTGCGTGCCGCCCGCGTCGTCACCACGCGCCAGGAGCCGCCCGTCCACCCGCTGCGGCTCGCCGTCCTCGGCTCGTCCACCGGCGGGCCCGAGGCCTTGTCCAAGTTCTTCACGGCGCTCAACCAGCCGCTTCCCGTGCCGCTGCTCGTCACGCAGCACATGCCGCCCGTGTTCACGCGTCAGCTCGCCGCCCGGCTCGACCGCCTGGGGCCCGCCCGGGTGCACGAGGCCGGAGACGGCGTGCCGCTGCAGAACGGCCACGTCTACATCGCCCCCGGCGACCGGCACCTCGAGGTGCGTCGCGCCGGCGCGGCGCTGCAGACGCAGCTGACCGACGGCCCGCCCGTCAACTACTGCCGACCGTCCGTCGACGTGCTGTTCCGCTCAGCGGTCCGCGCGTGCGGCGGTGACCTGCTCGCGGTCGTGCTCACCGGCATGGGGGCGGACGGTCGCACCGGCTGCGAGGACGTCGTCACCGCAGGCGGTCTCGTGCTCGTCCAGGACGAGCCGACCAGCGTCGTGTGGGGGATGCCGGGCGCGGTCGCCACCGCCGGCCTGGCCCACCGCATCCTGCCGCTCCCAGATGTCGCACCCACAGTCGAACGTGTGCTGCACGGCGCCGCCGTCAGCGCAGGAGGGGGACCGTCATGACCCTGACCCGTGACACGTTCACGTACGTCGCCGACCTGGTCCGTCGTCGCAGCGCGATCCAGCTGACACCGGGCAAGGAGTACCTCGTGGAGAGCCGGCTGATGCCGCTCGCCCGCGAGGCCGGTGCAGCCGACGTCGACGCCTACGTGACGTCGGTCCGCGCCAAGCCGACCGAGGTCTCGCTCGTGCGGATCGTCGAGGCGCTCACCACGAACGAGACGTCGTGGTTCCGCGACTCGGCCCCGTTCGTCGCGCTGCGCCAGCACATCCTGCCGCCGCTCGTCGCGGCCCGGGGTCAGTCGGCGCGGCTGCGCATCTGGTCCGGCGCGTGCTCGACCGGCCAGGAGCCGTACTCGATCGCGATGACCCTGACCGACGCGCTGCCGCCGTCGATGTCCTTCGAGATCCTCGCCACCGACCTGTCGACCGAGGTGCTCGAGCGGGCCCGCAGCGGGACGTACTCGCAGCTCGAGGTCAACCGCGGCCTGCCGGCCCCGATGCTCGTGCGCCACATGGTGCGGCAGGGCACCGACTGGCAGATCAGCGACGAGCTGCGCCGCGCGATCACGTTCAAGCAGCACAACCTGCTGGACCCGGCCCCGATCGGTGGCCCGTTCGACGTGATCTTCCTGCGCAACGTGCTCATCTACTTCGACCTGCCGACCAAGCGCTCGATCCTCGGGCGCCTGCGACAGGTGCTCAAGCCCGACGGCATCCTCGTCCTCGGCGCCGCCGAGACCACGATCGGCGTCGACGACGACTGGTCCCGGGTCCCGGTCGGCACCGGCTCGGTGTACCGACCGGCGGGCGCCAGCCCCGCAGCCACGACACCCGTGCCGAACCAGCGGCCGACCGTCGGGGCCCCCGCACCTGGTGCCTCCGTCGGGATCACCCCCGCAGGAGCGCCCGGCACGTTCGCCAGCCGCACCACCCCGTCCACGCCCGTCACATCCGTAGGAGCACAGCGATGAGAGCCCTCGTGATCGACGACTCGCGCACGATGCGCCGTATCGTCGCCGGAACCCTGGAACAGCTGGGCTTCGAGACCGCCCAGGCCGAGCACGGTCGGGAGGCCCTGGACCTGCTCGACGCGGGTCTCGAGGTCGACCTCGCCTGCGTCGACTGGAACATGCCCGTGATGGACGGGCTGCAGTTCGTCACCGAGGTCCGCAACGACCCCAGCCGTCGGGGCATCACGCTCATGATGGTGACGACGGAGGCCGAGACCTCCCAGATCGTGAAGGCGCTCGCCGCCGGAGCGCACGAGTACCTCATCAAGCCGTTCACGCCGGACGCCATCCGCGACAAGCTCGACCTGCTCGGGCTCGTCCCCGTCGAGGAGACAGTATGAGCACCATCGTCGAGCAGGACCAGGTCTTCGCGATCGCCCAGGAGGTGTTCGCGGCCATGATCGACGGCGACGTCGGTCTGCTCGTCCCGTACGAGGGCGACGCGCCCGCGTTCCGCGACCCGGTCGTGGCGTGGGTCGACCTGCACGGGGACTGGGCGGGTCGCGCGGTCCTGACCACCGAGATGCCCGTCGCGCACGACCTCGCCCGGGCGCTGCTCGGCATGGGCGCCGACGAGGAGATCTCCCGGGTCGACCTCGAGGACGCCTTCGGCGAGGTCGCCAACGTCGTCGGTGGCAACATCAAGTCGTTGCTCCCGACGCAGGGGACGCTCGGTCTTCCTCAGGTTGCCGACGCAGTGCCCGATGTCTCAGGTGCGGTCCTCGTGCACGAGCTGCGCCTCGCTTGGCGCGGACAGCCCATGTTCGTGTCCACATGGGTCTTCGCCTGACGACGGCGCGGCCCGCGCACCTGACCGGACAGCTCATCTGAAAGGAAGACTCATGATCCGTGTGCTCGTCGCGGATGACAGCCGCGTCATGCGGCAGATCGTGATCCGTACCCTGCGCCAGGCGGGGTACGACTGGGACGTGCGGGAGGCCGAGAACGGCGCCGCGGGTCTGGCAGCGGTGCGGGCCGACGAGCCCGACGTCGTCCTGTCGGACTGGAACATGCCGGAGATGACCGGTATCGAGTTCCTCCGTGCGCTGCGTCGTGAGGGATTCGCCACGCCCTTCGGCTTCGTCACCTCGGAGGGGTCGCCCGAGATGCGGGCGACCGCCGAGGCGGCCGGTGCCCTGTTCCTCATCGCGAAGCCCTTCACCCCGGAGGCGTTCCGGGACGTCATCGAGCCGGTGCTCGCATGAGCCAGGACACGCCTCTCCCGAACGCGAAGGACGTCCGCGAGCTCATCATGGGTCTCGTCGGCCGCGACGTGGAGGTGCTCACCGGCGGCGGGATGGTCGACCCGACCAGCCCGTCCGGTGCGCTCGTCGGCGTCTACACGGACAACCGCCTGGCGCTCACGGCGCTGGTCATCATGGACGTGCCGCTCGCCGCGTACGTCGGTGCCGCGCTCGGGCTCGTCCCTGCTGCTGCCGCGAAGGACGCCGCCTACGAGGAGACCCTGACGGACAACCTCGCGGAGAACGCCGGCGAGATCCTCAACGTGATGGCCTCGCTGTTCAACGCGGAGGGTGCCCCGCACGTCCGGCTCGACGCGACGTACCAGCCGCGCGACCCGCTGCCCGCCGACATCGCGCAGTGGGTGCTCGCCTACGTGCGCCGCACGGACCTGGACATGAAGGTCGAGGGCTACGGCAGCGGCAAGTTCTCGCTCCTGGTCATCTGACGCCGTCACCGGCGTGCGGCGCCGGCGATCTCCAGGACCGCGGGCGCCAGCTGGGCGAACGCGGTGCGGTACTGCGCGTCGGTGCCCAGGTAGGGGTCGATCACGTCGTCGTCCTCCGGTCGCGGGGGAACCGCCCGGCGCCGCGCCGCGGCGAGCGGCACGACGGCGCGCAGCCGGTCGGCCGTCGTCGCGCCGGCCCCCGGCAGGTCGGCCGGGTCCAGGTCGAGCAGCAGCCGGGCCAGCTCGCGCACGGTGAACGTGCGGACCGCGGCCCCGGGTTCGAGCCGGATGACGGCGGACCGGTGCTGCGCCGTGAGCGCGAGCACGAGGTCGGTCCCGCGCAGCATGCCGGGCGTCACCTGGCGTGCGACGAACCCCGTCGGGTCGCACCCGTGCTCGAGCAGAAGCGAGGCCATCCGGTCGGTCATCGGCGCACCCGAGACCGCACCCGTGCCGGCCGAGGCGACCTCGACGGCGGGCAGCAGCCCGCGCCGGGCCCCGCCCGGACCCGCCGGCCGCCGGTAGGGGGCGCCGAGCCGGGCGGCGAGCAGCCGTTCGACGGCCGGGGAACGGCAGACGTTGCCCGTGCACACCGCGAGCACGCGGAACGGTGCAGGGACGTCGGAGGGGGTCACTCTCGCCATGATGCCCGGCCCGTGCGACACCCGAGGTGCTCGTCGGGTCCGCGGTGACCCGATCGGCCTAGCAGGACCACCCGACTGCCCGCCGGGGAACGCTCGCGGGGGCCCGTACGTTACGGCTGTGTCAACTCCTTCGGGACACGCACACAGGTCCTGCACCGGCTCTGCCACACTGCGCCCAT
Coding sequences within:
- a CDS encoding protein-glutamate methylesterase/protein-glutamine glutaminase, giving the protein MTRIRVLVVDDSVVVRRLVTDSLARDPQIEVVGVAANGKLAQSKVEQLAPDLITMDVEMPEMNGIEAVRALRRAGHTMPIIMFSTLTERGAEATLDALVAGATDYVTKPANVGSVQESMAQVADNLLPKIKALVSAPSQGGRVRGSLGSGPGIPGQQTPAGRPAGALAPPPVRAARVVTTRQEPPVHPLRLAVLGSSTGGPEALSKFFTALNQPLPVPLLVTQHMPPVFTRQLAARLDRLGPARVHEAGDGVPLQNGHVYIAPGDRHLEVRRAGAALQTQLTDGPPVNYCRPSVDVLFRSAVRACGGDLLAVVLTGMGADGRTGCEDVVTAGGLVLVQDEPTSVVWGMPGAVATAGLAHRILPLPDVAPTVERVLHGAAVSAGGGPS
- a CDS encoding CheR family methyltransferase is translated as MTLTRDTFTYVADLVRRRSAIQLTPGKEYLVESRLMPLAREAGAADVDAYVTSVRAKPTEVSLVRIVEALTTNETSWFRDSAPFVALRQHILPPLVAARGQSARLRIWSGACSTGQEPYSIAMTLTDALPPSMSFEILATDLSTEVLERARSGTYSQLEVNRGLPAPMLVRHMVRQGTDWQISDELRRAITFKQHNLLDPAPIGGPFDVIFLRNVLIYFDLPTKRSILGRLRQVLKPDGILVLGAAETTIGVDDDWSRVPVGTGSVYRPAGASPAATTPVPNQRPTVGAPAPGASVGITPAGAPGTFASRTTPSTPVTSVGAQR
- a CDS encoding response regulator, with translation MRALVIDDSRTMRRIVAGTLEQLGFETAQAEHGREALDLLDAGLEVDLACVDWNMPVMDGLQFVTEVRNDPSRRGITLMMVTTEAETSQIVKALAAGAHEYLIKPFTPDAIRDKLDLLGLVPVEETV
- a CDS encoding chemotaxis protein CheX, which encodes MSTIVEQDQVFAIAQEVFAAMIDGDVGLLVPYEGDAPAFRDPVVAWVDLHGDWAGRAVLTTEMPVAHDLARALLGMGADEEISRVDLEDAFGEVANVVGGNIKSLLPTQGTLGLPQVADAVPDVSGAVLVHELRLAWRGQPMFVSTWVFA
- a CDS encoding response regulator, with amino-acid sequence MIRVLVADDSRVMRQIVIRTLRQAGYDWDVREAENGAAGLAAVRADEPDVVLSDWNMPEMTGIEFLRALRREGFATPFGFVTSEGSPEMRATAEAAGALFLIAKPFTPEAFRDVIEPVLA
- a CDS encoding arsenate reductase/protein-tyrosine-phosphatase family protein; translation: MARVTPSDVPAPFRVLAVCTGNVCRSPAVERLLAARLGAPYRRPAGPGGARRGLLPAVEVASAGTGAVSGAPMTDRMASLLLEHGCDPTGFVARQVTPGMLRGTDLVLALTAQHRSAVIRLEPGAAVRTFTVRELARLLLDLDPADLPGAGATTADRLRAVVPLAAARRRAVPPRPEDDDVIDPYLGTDAQYRTAFAQLAPAVLEIAGAARR